The Oryza glaberrima chromosome 9, OglaRS2, whole genome shotgun sequence genome includes a window with the following:
- the LOC127783810 gene encoding uncharacterized protein LOC127783810, translated as MDEQRVAASAAYLLAVLVLSLVVSDLSSAGVAPTPPEVLSSPAAAGEAEALLAVKAAPHDTANVLADWNAGFGVGDGGPCNWSMVACSKAGHMDGSTGMPRWASARFLGYDIDLSHAGSDDLRALRRGAGDGVHDARRQGGRGRSCNAAGSARPDLVG; from the exons ATGGACGAGCAGAGagttgctgcttctgctgcttaCTTGCTCGCCGTGCTGGTTTTGAGCCTCGTGGTGTCCGACTTGTCCTCTGCCGGTGTGGCGCCCACGCCGCCGGAGGTTCTTTcttccccagccgccgccggcgaag CGGAGGCGTTGCTGGCCGTCAAGGCAGCACCGCATGACACGGCCAACGTCCTCGCTGACTGGAACGCTGGTTTCGGCGTCGGTGACGGCGGCCCGTGCAACTGGAGCATGGTAGCCTGTTCCAAGGCCGGCCATATGGACGGGAGCACCGGGATGCCGAGGTGGGCGTCGGCGCGGTTCTTGGGCTACGACATTGATCTCTCCCACGCCGGCAGCGACGACCTCCGCGCGCTGAGACGAGGAGCGGGTGATGGTGTTCACGACGCGCGGCGGCAAGGAGGGCGTGGACGCAGCTGTAATGCAGCCGGGTCGGCTCGACCGGACCTAGTCGGATAA